One segment of Trichlorobacter ammonificans DNA contains the following:
- a CDS encoding hydrogenase iron-sulfur subunit yields MHPEKQKHDFEPKIIAFVCTWCTYAGADLAGTSRMQYPANVRVLKFPCTGRIDPVFILKAFQQGADGVLVSGCHPGDCHYIAGNFHARRRFAAFRKLLEFVGVDLNRLQFSWVSAAEGGKWVEVVTELTERVRAMGPMREFRELALEEQWSGAIDTPELQEAYNQI; encoded by the coding sequence ATGCACCCTGAAAAACAGAAACACGACTTCGAACCGAAGATCATCGCCTTTGTCTGCACCTGGTGCACCTACGCCGGGGCCGACCTGGCCGGCACCAGCCGCATGCAGTATCCGGCCAACGTGCGGGTGCTCAAGTTTCCCTGCACCGGCCGTATCGACCCGGTGTTCATCCTCAAGGCATTCCAGCAGGGGGCCGACGGCGTGCTGGTGTCCGGCTGCCATCCCGGCGACTGCCACTACATTGCCGGTAATTTCCATGCCCGGCGCCGTTTCGCCGCCTTCCGCAAACTGCTGGAGTTCGTCGGCGTGGACCTGAACCGGTTGCAGTTTTCCTGGGTCTCCGCCGCCGAGGGGGGGAAATGGGTGGAGGTGGTCACCGAACTGACCGAGCGGGTGCGCGCCATGGGACCGATGCGGGAGTTCCGGGAGCTGGCCCTGGAGGAACAGTGGTCCGGGGCCATCGACACGCCGGAACTGCAGGAAGCTTATAACCAGATTTAG
- a CDS encoding VanW family protein, giving the protein MSLAKRYHYRAVVRLVEQTAFCPPTPMNNRTRLCPNVVLVVALLLCICTGRASSALENSFSHLWGGYSTSLHLRSQEQRHNSSTAARDLDGTIIPPGGMFSFNQLVGARDTGKGYQAAPMITASGRMLDTPGGGICQLASTIYNAGLLAGMQVVERHPHSRAVGHIPPGRDATISSWRKDLKLKNPHQQPLQLRMSVDQNRITTSFYATREKPFSTEIRVSRTRLLPDTVLLGKGAGTAEQPGGSGFATETVRITTRNGTSRTELISRDTYPPPSRIISTEAP; this is encoded by the coding sequence GTGTCCCTTGCAAAGCGTTACCACTACCGTGCGGTTGTCAGGCTCGTGGAACAGACGGCGTTCTGTCCCCCAACCCCAATGAACAACCGTACACGCCTCTGCCCGAACGTTGTCCTTGTAGTCGCTCTGCTGCTCTGCATCTGCACCGGACGGGCATCTTCAGCCCTGGAAAACAGCTTCAGCCACCTTTGGGGGGGGTACAGCACCTCACTGCACCTCCGCTCGCAAGAGCAGCGGCATAACAGCAGCACGGCAGCCCGTGACCTTGACGGCACCATCATACCGCCGGGGGGGATGTTCAGCTTCAATCAACTGGTTGGCGCCAGGGATACCGGCAAAGGGTATCAGGCCGCGCCAATGATCACCGCCAGCGGCCGGATGCTGGATACGCCGGGCGGCGGTATCTGCCAGCTTGCCTCCACCATCTACAACGCCGGGCTTCTGGCCGGGATGCAGGTGGTGGAGCGGCACCCCCATTCCCGCGCCGTGGGGCATATACCGCCTGGCCGCGATGCCACCATCTCCTCCTGGCGCAAGGACCTAAAGCTAAAAAATCCCCACCAGCAGCCGCTGCAGTTGCGGATGTCCGTAGACCAAAACCGCATCACCACATCATTTTACGCGACCAGGGAAAAACCGTTCAGCACCGAGATCAGGGTCAGCCGTACACGGCTTCTGCCGGACACGGTGCTGCTGGGCAAAGGTGCCGGCACAGCGGAACAGCCGGGGGGAAGCGGCTTTGCAACCGAAACCGTGCGGATCACCACCAGAAACGGCACCAGCCGGACAGAACTGATTTCACGGGACACCTACCCACCCCCCAGCCGGATCATCAGCACAGAAGCGCCATGA
- a CDS encoding 4Fe-4S dicluster domain-containing protein, producing MSSKKKMVISQKTMELDVVRKVEALSGTSVRRCFQCGKCSAGCPMATFMDHPPNRIVRLLQLGQWRRILEGRSIWYCASCETCSSRCPNKVHLASIMDALRKLSWDYEGPSKESYVQLANKLFLDNIRTYGRQYEMRLAAVFNLKSGKLLKDFMLGPRLLTKGKLKMFHQKNKNMNEIEKIFQRIEEMRKKGEAL from the coding sequence ATGAGCAGCAAGAAAAAGATGGTCATATCGCAGAAAACCATGGAGCTGGACGTGGTCAGAAAAGTGGAGGCATTGTCCGGCACTTCGGTCCGGCGCTGCTTCCAGTGCGGCAAATGTTCGGCCGGTTGTCCCATGGCGACCTTCATGGACCACCCCCCCAACCGGATCGTGCGGCTGCTGCAACTGGGGCAATGGCGCCGGATTCTGGAAGGTCGCTCCATCTGGTACTGCGCCTCCTGCGAGACCTGTTCCAGCCGGTGTCCCAACAAGGTGCACCTTGCTTCAATCATGGACGCGCTGCGCAAGCTCTCCTGGGATTACGAAGGGCCGTCCAAGGAAAGCTACGTCCAGCTGGCCAACAAGCTGTTCTTGGACAATATCCGCACCTATGGCCGGCAGTATGAGATGCGTCTCGCTGCCGTCTTCAACCTGAAGAGCGGCAAGCTGCTCAAGGACTTCATGCTCGGGCCCAGGCTGCTCACCAAAGGCAAGCTGAAGATGTTTCATCAAAAGAATAAAAATATGAACGAAATCGAGAAAATCTTCCAACGGATCGAAGAGATGCGCAAGAAAGGCGAGGCCCTATGA
- a CDS encoding NADH-quinone oxidoreductase subunit N has translation MEINVAQLFATINLATIMPEVILSIMAMVLLLVNVFVPSRQKTYLTWLSLLGIIGAGCSAASGWGQNISSFSGSVVLDNFAIFFKLTFLVSAGLAVLISDQYMERENCNHGELYPLILFATTGMMLMASGTDLMTVFLGLELMSITLYVLAGFHRATLKSNEAGLKYFLLGSFSTGFLLYGMALIYGVTGTTRIAKIAATIAQTGIDQSNTLLLAGMLLILTGFAFKIAAAPFHMWTPDVYEGAPTPMTAFMSAGPKAAGFAAFLRLFLVAFPTLMVQWTELLWILAVLTMTIGNLTALRQDNIKRMLAYSSIAHAGYALVGFVAANATGTTGILFYMLSYAFMNIGAFAVIVLVGKQGETNGTVQDFAGFGHKRPLLAAVMSLFLFSLAGMPPTAGFIGKFYLFSGALEQGYLWLVIIGVLNSAASVYYYLRVMVYMYMKPADEEFDWVRVGAPVSLALVISVAGSLIPGIVPSLLLQFAQQAVKLI, from the coding sequence ATGGAAATCAATGTGGCCCAACTTTTTGCGACGATTAACCTGGCGACCATCATGCCGGAAGTCATTCTGTCTATCATGGCTATGGTGCTGCTGCTGGTTAATGTCTTTGTTCCATCCAGGCAAAAAACGTATCTGACCTGGCTCTCGTTACTGGGCATCATAGGTGCGGGATGTTCTGCTGCCAGCGGGTGGGGTCAGAATATTTCCAGCTTCAGCGGTTCGGTGGTTCTCGACAACTTTGCCATCTTCTTCAAGCTCACCTTCCTGGTGTCCGCGGGACTGGCAGTACTGATCAGCGATCAGTACATGGAGCGGGAAAACTGTAACCATGGCGAACTGTATCCCCTGATCCTGTTTGCCACCACCGGTATGATGCTGATGGCGTCCGGCACCGATTTGATGACCGTTTTCCTCGGTCTGGAGCTGATGTCGATTACCCTGTATGTGCTTGCCGGATTCCATCGCGCAACCCTTAAATCCAACGAGGCCGGCTTGAAGTATTTTCTGCTCGGCTCCTTCTCAACCGGTTTCCTGCTCTACGGCATGGCGTTGATTTACGGCGTTACCGGTACGACCCGCATTGCTAAGATCGCTGCTACCATCGCGCAGACGGGAATCGATCAAAGCAACACCCTGCTGCTGGCCGGTATGCTCCTCATTCTCACCGGCTTTGCCTTCAAGATCGCCGCTGCTCCCTTCCACATGTGGACTCCCGATGTCTATGAAGGGGCACCGACACCGATGACCGCCTTCATGTCCGCCGGTCCCAAGGCTGCCGGTTTTGCCGCCTTCCTGCGTCTGTTCCTGGTGGCGTTCCCGACGTTGATGGTCCAGTGGACCGAGCTGCTCTGGATTCTCGCCGTACTGACCATGACCATTGGTAACCTGACGGCACTGCGCCAGGATAATATCAAGCGGATGCTGGCTTACTCCTCCATCGCGCATGCCGGCTATGCATTGGTCGGTTTTGTCGCCGCCAACGCCACTGGCACCACCGGTATCCTTTTCTACATGCTCTCCTATGCCTTCATGAACATCGGTGCCTTTGCCGTGATCGTGCTGGTTGGCAAGCAGGGCGAGACAAACGGTACGGTACAGGATTTCGCCGGGTTCGGTCACAAGCGTCCGCTGCTGGCAGCCGTCATGTCGCTCTTCCTGTTCTCACTGGCCGGTATGCCTCCTACCGCCGGCTTCATCGGCAAGTTCTACCTCTTTTCCGGCGCTCTGGAGCAGGGCTACCTCTGGCTGGTCATCATCGGCGTGCTGAACAGCGCTGCCTCGGTCTACTACTACCTGCGCGTGATGGTCTACATGTACATGAAGCCTGCCGATGAAGAGTTCGACTGGGTACGCGTAGGCGCGCCCGTGTCCCTTGCGCTGGTTATATCCGTCGCTGGTTCGTTGATCCCGGGTATTGTTCCCTCGCTGCTGCTCCAGTTTGCCCAGCAGGCGGTAAAGTTGATCTGA
- a CDS encoding CoB--CoM heterodisulfide reductase iron-sulfur subunit A family protein — translation MSRIGVFVCHCGENISRTVDVERVAAEVGKLPGVAFATDYKYMCSDPGQGLLKKAIQEQRLSHVVVAACSPRMHEKTFRKAVEAAGLNPFLCEMANIREHCSWVHENRDEATAKAIEIVGMMVERVKKNRVLPTITVPVTKRSLVIGGGIAGIQAALDIADAGHQVVLVEREPSIGGHMAQLSETFPTLDCSQCIMTPKMVDVANHPNITLHTFSEVEQVDGYIGNFQVTIRKKARSVDEQKCTGCGVCMEKCPIKKIPNSFDCNLGMRPAIYVPFPQAVPNTPVIDREHCTKFKTGKCGLCQKVCGPGAVDYEQEDRLVVEPVGAIVVATGFDLYNISEKPKGSFIKGYGEFGHGKIPDVIDGMTFERLASASGPTGGKILRPSDGREPKQVVFIQCVGSRAREKGISYCSKICCMYTAKHTMLYKHKVHDGQAYVFFMDARVPGKSYDEFWRRAIEEEEAVYVRGMVSRLYQKGDKVVVMGSDIAVGVQVEIEADLVVLATAVQPRPGADLLAQKLGISYDKYHFYSEAHAKLRPVECATAGIYLAGACQGPKDIPDTVSQASAAAAKVMTLFAKDKLEREPIVAKVKEAGCVACFYCKKVCPYGAVEEKEIRDRQGNLVKVVAYVNPGVCGGCGTCQATCPSKSVELDGYTDEQIVAMIEAL, via the coding sequence ATGTCACGAATCGGCGTATTTGTCTGCCATTGCGGCGAGAACATATCCAGGACCGTTGATGTGGAGCGGGTGGCTGCCGAGGTCGGGAAGCTGCCCGGCGTGGCCTTCGCCACCGACTACAAGTACATGTGCTCCGACCCGGGGCAGGGGCTGCTGAAAAAGGCCATCCAGGAGCAGCGTCTCTCCCATGTGGTGGTTGCCGCCTGTTCTCCCCGGATGCACGAGAAGACCTTCCGCAAGGCGGTGGAGGCGGCGGGACTCAACCCGTTCCTCTGTGAGATGGCCAACATTCGCGAGCACTGCTCCTGGGTTCACGAGAACAGGGACGAGGCCACGGCAAAGGCGATAGAAATCGTCGGCATGATGGTGGAGCGGGTCAAGAAGAACCGGGTGCTCCCCACCATCACCGTGCCGGTCACCAAGCGCTCACTCGTCATCGGTGGCGGTATTGCCGGTATCCAGGCTGCCCTGGATATAGCCGACGCCGGCCACCAGGTGGTGCTGGTGGAGCGGGAGCCGTCCATCGGCGGCCACATGGCCCAGCTTTCGGAAACCTTCCCCACCCTGGACTGTTCCCAGTGCATCATGACCCCCAAGATGGTGGATGTTGCCAATCATCCCAATATTACCCTTCACACCTTCAGCGAAGTTGAGCAGGTGGACGGCTACATCGGCAACTTCCAGGTCACCATCCGCAAGAAGGCCCGCTCGGTTGACGAGCAGAAATGCACCGGCTGCGGGGTCTGCATGGAGAAGTGCCCCATCAAAAAAATCCCCAACAGCTTCGACTGCAACCTGGGGATGCGGCCGGCCATCTACGTGCCGTTCCCCCAGGCCGTGCCCAACACCCCGGTCATCGACCGGGAACACTGCACCAAGTTCAAAACCGGCAAGTGCGGCCTCTGCCAGAAGGTCTGCGGCCCCGGCGCCGTGGATTACGAGCAGGAGGACCGGCTGGTGGTGGAACCGGTGGGAGCCATCGTGGTGGCCACCGGCTTTGACCTCTATAACATCAGCGAAAAGCCCAAGGGCTCGTTTATCAAAGGGTACGGCGAGTTCGGCCACGGCAAAATCCCCGATGTCATCGACGGCATGACCTTCGAGCGCCTGGCCTCGGCTTCCGGCCCCACCGGCGGCAAGATCCTGCGTCCCTCCGACGGCAGGGAGCCGAAACAGGTGGTCTTCATCCAGTGCGTCGGCTCCCGGGCGCGGGAAAAGGGGATCTCCTACTGCTCCAAGATCTGCTGCATGTACACCGCCAAGCACACCATGCTCTACAAGCACAAGGTGCATGACGGCCAGGCCTATGTCTTCTTCATGGATGCCCGGGTGCCGGGCAAGAGCTACGACGAGTTCTGGCGGCGCGCCATCGAGGAGGAAGAGGCGGTCTATGTCCGCGGCATGGTCTCCCGGTTGTACCAGAAGGGGGACAAGGTCGTGGTGATGGGCAGCGACATCGCCGTGGGGGTGCAGGTGGAGATCGAGGCCGATCTGGTGGTGCTGGCCACGGCGGTGCAACCGCGGCCCGGCGCCGACCTGCTGGCCCAGAAGCTGGGGATCTCCTACGACAAGTACCACTTTTACTCCGAGGCCCACGCCAAGCTGCGTCCGGTGGAGTGCGCCACCGCCGGTATTTATCTGGCCGGGGCCTGCCAGGGGCCCAAGGATATCCCCGATACCGTCTCCCAGGCATCCGCCGCCGCCGCCAAGGTGATGACCCTCTTTGCCAAGGACAAGCTGGAGCGGGAGCCGATCGTGGCCAAGGTCAAAGAGGCCGGTTGCGTTGCCTGCTTCTACTGCAAGAAGGTCTGTCCCTACGGCGCGGTGGAGGAGAAGGAAATCCGCGACCGCCAGGGGAATCTGGTCAAGGTGGTGGCCTACGTCAACCCCGGTGTCTGCGGCGGCTGCGGCACCTGTCAGGCTACGTGCCCGTCCAAGTCGGTGGAACTGGACGGCTACACCGATGAGCAGATCGTGGCCATGATTGAGGCGCTCTAA
- a CDS encoding AMMECR1 domain-containing protein, with amino-acid sequence MKLSRLIMGILCLTLATTAAAEPMAPGEQQLLLDHARRVMRARLVQEPPPAAPDMAVASQQRACFVTFFVKGKVMACFGSFTPRHSRLSDEIADNIRLALIHDPRSAQLTPALAQEAQIQITFPQPPRPVHDWRLINPHHEGLLLERGDGHGVAIVPGEARTAHYAWRSALRRLGLHEQSAGVRLYRFQAEWIRSGQQKGD; translated from the coding sequence ATGAAGCTGAGCCGGCTCATCATGGGTATCCTGTGCCTTACCCTTGCCACCACTGCAGCGGCTGAGCCAATGGCACCGGGAGAGCAGCAGCTTCTGCTGGACCATGCCCGCCGGGTGATGCGTGCCCGGCTTGTTCAAGAACCGCCCCCTGCCGCGCCGGATATGGCGGTAGCCAGCCAACAGCGGGCCTGCTTTGTCACCTTTTTTGTCAAAGGGAAGGTCATGGCCTGCTTTGGCAGCTTCACCCCCCGCCACAGCAGGCTCAGTGACGAGATCGCTGACAATATCCGTCTGGCGCTGATACACGACCCCCGTTCTGCACAGCTTACTCCGGCATTGGCTCAGGAAGCCCAGATTCAGATCACCTTTCCGCAGCCACCCCGGCCGGTTCATGACTGGCGGCTGATCAACCCGCACCATGAGGGGCTACTGCTGGAACGGGGGGATGGACACGGTGTGGCCATCGTGCCCGGAGAGGCCAGAACCGCCCATTATGCCTGGCGCTCTGCCCTGCGCCGGCTGGGGCTCCATGAACAGAGCGCAGGGGTGCGGTTGTACCGGTTTCAGGCGGAGTGGATCAGAAGTGGACAGCAGAAAGGGGATTGA
- a CDS encoding CoB--CoM heterodisulfide reductase iron-sulfur subunit B family protein, with amino-acid sequence MSSLSYAYYPGCSLHASAGEYDLSTRELFSALDVELTEVPDWFCCGATPAHNVDELLSLSLCAKNLELAEQVFGDVAVACAACFSRLKFTQHTLEENEAKRRQVEKALDAPLKLDRNVKHLLEILARDYGLEKLTTKASRPLSGLKVACYYGCLLTRPPEVPNLDCVEAPTIMEQVVEAVGGTAVPWSHRLECCGANFTLSRPGVVLQLSNAILESARDAGADCIMVGCPLCHGNLDIRQKEIESAHYTTYGLPVFYITQLVGMACGLTPDRLGLEALIVDPMPLLKEKGLL; translated from the coding sequence ATGAGTTCGCTCTCCTACGCCTATTATCCCGGCTGTTCCCTCCACGCCTCGGCGGGAGAGTATGATCTCTCGACCCGGGAACTGTTTTCCGCGCTCGACGTGGAGCTGACCGAGGTACCGGACTGGTTCTGCTGCGGCGCAACACCGGCTCACAATGTTGACGAACTGTTGTCGCTCTCCCTCTGTGCCAAGAACCTGGAGCTGGCCGAACAGGTGTTCGGCGATGTGGCCGTTGCCTGCGCCGCCTGCTTTTCCCGGTTGAAGTTCACCCAGCACACCCTTGAAGAGAACGAGGCCAAGCGCCGGCAGGTGGAGAAGGCGCTGGATGCCCCGCTCAAACTCGACCGAAACGTCAAGCACCTGCTGGAGATCCTGGCGCGGGATTACGGGCTGGAGAAGCTGACAACCAAGGCGTCGCGACCCTTGTCCGGCCTGAAGGTGGCCTGCTACTACGGCTGCCTGCTCACCCGTCCGCCCGAAGTACCCAACCTGGACTGCGTGGAAGCCCCCACCATCATGGAGCAGGTTGTCGAGGCTGTCGGAGGAACGGCAGTGCCCTGGAGCCATCGCCTGGAGTGCTGCGGCGCCAACTTTACCCTTTCCCGCCCCGGCGTGGTGCTGCAGCTGTCCAACGCCATCCTGGAGTCGGCGCGGGACGCGGGAGCCGACTGCATCATGGTGGGCTGCCCCCTCTGTCACGGCAACTTGGACATCCGCCAGAAGGAGATCGAAAGCGCCCACTACACCACGTACGGCCTGCCGGTGTTCTATATCACCCAGCTGGTGGGCATGGCCTGCGGGCTTACGCCGGACCGGCTGGGACTCGAAGCCCTGATTGTGGATCCCATGCCGCTGCTCAAAGAGAAAGGGTTGCTGTAG
- a CDS encoding 4Fe-4S dicluster domain-containing protein, protein MTTIDTTIYSSISEAIREEAQRILADGAVSAVVGYAAARRTGATQPVVITSAGDASRLIFSESCVNNLAVYLTKAKKEIPKTGRIGIVVKGCDLKALVGLMGESQLKREDLYLIGVPCVGVLASTIRPDSPLTGENIAPKCRECDVHLPVGCDFLPSQQATPPRLEARYSAEIARLEAMSPAERWTYWKEQFSKCVKCYACRQVCPFCFCEQCLCDRNKPQMVETTPRPAGNFAWHVVRAMHLTGRCAGCAECERVCPMDIPLNLLNRKMAKELKELYAYEAGLEVNDTGPLATFTEKDDQSFIK, encoded by the coding sequence ATGACTACCATCGATACAACCATCTACAGCTCCATCAGCGAAGCGATTCGCGAGGAGGCGCAGCGGATTCTCGCCGACGGCGCCGTCTCCGCCGTGGTCGGCTACGCAGCAGCCCGCCGTACCGGCGCGACCCAGCCGGTGGTGATCACCAGTGCCGGGGATGCCTCCCGGCTGATCTTCAGCGAATCCTGCGTCAATAACCTCGCCGTTTACCTGACCAAGGCCAAGAAGGAGATCCCCAAGACCGGCCGGATCGGCATCGTGGTCAAGGGGTGCGACCTGAAGGCCCTGGTGGGGCTGATGGGGGAGTCGCAGTTGAAGCGGGAGGATCTGTACCTGATCGGGGTTCCCTGCGTCGGGGTGCTGGCCTCCACCATCCGGCCGGATTCGCCGCTGACCGGGGAGAACATTGCGCCGAAATGCCGCGAGTGCGACGTCCACCTGCCCGTGGGCTGTGACTTCCTTCCCTCCCAGCAGGCGACGCCCCCCCGACTGGAGGCCCGTTACAGCGCCGAGATCGCCCGGCTGGAGGCCATGTCCCCTGCGGAGCGGTGGACCTATTGGAAAGAGCAGTTCAGCAAGTGCGTCAAATGCTACGCCTGCCGCCAGGTCTGCCCGTTCTGCTTCTGCGAGCAGTGCCTCTGCGACCGGAACAAACCCCAGATGGTGGAGACCACCCCCCGACCTGCCGGGAACTTCGCCTGGCACGTGGTGCGGGCCATGCACCTGACCGGCCGTTGCGCCGGTTGCGCCGAGTGCGAGCGGGTCTGCCCCATGGATATTCCGCTCAACCTGTTGAACCGCAAGATGGCCAAGGAGCTGAAGGAACTGTACGCCTACGAGGCCGGTCTTGAGGTCAACGACACGGGTCCCCTGGCCACCTTTACCGAAAAGGACGACCAGAGCTTCATCAAATAA
- a CDS encoding FAD/NAD(P)-binding protein → MCSNSSAGSNIYLPQLATVEEIIDETPDVRTLRLVFQDEQLRDSFSFRAGQFAEYSAFGAGESTFCIASSPTRQGYIECCFRSVGRVTEALRRLEVGDTMGVRGPYGNSFPVEQFFGKNLVFVAGGIALPPLRTLIWNCLDWRDKFGDITIVYGARTEADLVYKRELTEWQERSDVRLVKTVDPGGNGPAWDGKVGFVPTILEEAAPSAENTIALVCGPPVMIKFTLPVLEKLGFSDTQVYTTLENRMKCGLGKCGRCNVGNVYVCKDGPVFTAAQVKAMPQEF, encoded by the coding sequence ATGTGTTCGAACAGTAGCGCGGGCAGCAATATCTATCTTCCCCAACTGGCCACCGTCGAGGAGATCATCGACGAAACCCCGGATGTGCGCACCCTCAGGCTGGTATTTCAGGATGAGCAGTTGCGCGACAGCTTCAGTTTCCGGGCCGGTCAGTTTGCCGAATACTCCGCCTTCGGGGCAGGGGAATCCACCTTCTGCATCGCTTCATCCCCCACCCGGCAGGGGTACATTGAGTGCTGCTTCCGCTCCGTGGGGCGGGTCACCGAGGCGCTGCGCCGCCTGGAGGTGGGAGACACCATGGGGGTACGCGGCCCCTATGGCAACTCCTTTCCCGTCGAGCAGTTCTTCGGCAAAAACCTGGTGTTCGTGGCCGGCGGCATCGCCCTGCCGCCGCTCCGCACCCTGATCTGGAACTGCCTGGACTGGCGGGACAAGTTCGGCGACATCACCATCGTCTACGGGGCGAGGACCGAGGCGGACCTGGTCTACAAGCGGGAACTGACGGAGTGGCAGGAGCGCAGCGACGTGCGGCTGGTCAAGACCGTGGACCCCGGCGGCAACGGCCCTGCCTGGGACGGCAAGGTGGGATTCGTCCCCACCATCCTCGAAGAGGCGGCCCCGTCGGCGGAGAACACCATCGCCCTGGTCTGCGGGCCGCCGGTCATGATCAAGTTCACCCTGCCGGTGCTGGAAAAACTCGGCTTCAGCGACACCCAGGTCTACACGACGCTTGAGAACCGCATGAAATGCGGCCTGGGCAAGTGCGGCCGCTGCAACGTGGGCAATGTCTACGTCTGCAAGGACGGCCCGGTCTTTACGGCGGCCCAGGTGAAGGCCATGCCGCAGGAGTTCTGA
- a CDS encoding 4Fe-4S dicluster domain-containing protein: MHTFISAHNLNTFLNTLIAAGTRVVAPRLNAGTVLYEPLQNAAELVLDQLPRRSGKEAFFPLCEDIMSYRKEGQQVTLQTVDPALFPETVLFGVRPCDAAAVPVLDAVFSWDYQDEFFLERRRKTTVIGLACTSADDACFCTAVGLSPAATAGSDLFLTPMSGGGYRCAACTEKGEALLQQHRGLFSPSSDHEPLPLAEPQVERIDLARVKAWLDTHFEDPAWDGIATRCVGCGLCAFVCPACHCFDIVDEGTEKAGKRRKNWDACGFWKFTHHASGHNPRDQQPKRYRNRIMHKFKYYDDKFGQTLCTGCGRCIRLCPVGIDIAAIVDEISTK; the protein is encoded by the coding sequence ATGCACACCTTCATCTCAGCACATAATCTGAACACGTTCCTGAATACCCTGATTGCCGCCGGTACGCGGGTGGTGGCTCCTCGGCTGAACGCCGGCACCGTCCTGTACGAGCCGCTGCAGAATGCCGCGGAACTGGTCCTTGACCAGCTGCCCCGCCGCTCCGGCAAGGAGGCGTTCTTTCCCCTGTGCGAGGATATCATGTCCTACCGCAAGGAAGGGCAGCAGGTGACGCTGCAGACCGTCGATCCCGCCCTGTTTCCGGAAACGGTGCTGTTCGGCGTGCGCCCCTGCGACGCCGCCGCCGTGCCGGTACTGGACGCGGTCTTCTCCTGGGACTACCAGGACGAGTTCTTCCTGGAACGCCGCCGCAAGACCACCGTCATCGGCCTGGCCTGCACCAGTGCCGACGATGCCTGCTTCTGCACGGCCGTGGGGCTGTCGCCAGCCGCCACAGCCGGAAGTGATCTGTTTCTGACACCCATGAGCGGCGGCGGATACCGCTGCGCTGCCTGCACCGAAAAAGGGGAGGCGCTGCTGCAGCAGCATCGGGGGCTGTTCTCCCCGTCATCGGACCACGAGCCGCTCCCCCTGGCCGAACCGCAGGTGGAACGGATCGACCTGGCCAGGGTCAAGGCCTGGCTGGACACGCACTTCGAAGACCCGGCCTGGGACGGCATCGCTACCCGTTGCGTCGGCTGCGGCCTCTGCGCCTTTGTCTGCCCGGCCTGCCACTGTTTCGACATCGTGGACGAAGGGACCGAGAAGGCCGGCAAGCGGCGCAAGAACTGGGATGCCTGCGGCTTCTGGAAGTTCACCCATCACGCCTCGGGCCACAACCCCCGGGACCAGCAGCCCAAGCGCTACCGCAACCGGATCATGCACAAGTTCAAATACTACGACGACAAGTTCGGCCAGACCCTCTGCACCGGTTGCGGCCGCTGTATCCGCCTCTGCCCGGTGGGGATCGATATCGCCGCCATTGTTGACGAAATCAGCACAAAGTAG